One genomic window of Mus caroli chromosome 12, CAROLI_EIJ_v1.1, whole genome shotgun sequence includes the following:
- the Mboat2 gene encoding lysophospholipid acyltransferase 2 isoform X5: MDNILLIFQGMFRKDEELTPSQRGLAVRRMPSLLEYVSYTCNFMGILAGPLCSYKDYIAFIEGRASHVAQPSENGKDEQHGKADPSPNAAVTEKLLVCGLSLLFHLTISNMLPVEYNIDEHFQATASWPTKATYLYVSLLAARPKYYFAWTLADAINNAAGFGFRGYDKNGVARWDLISNLRIQQIEMSTSFKMFLDNWNIQTALWLKRVCYERATFSPTIQTFFLSAIWHGVYPGYYLTFLTGVLMTLAARAVRNNFRHYFLEPPQLKLFYDLITWAATQITISYTVVPFVLLSIKPSFTFYSSWYYCLHVCSILVLLLLPVKKSQRRTNTQENVHLSQAKKFDERENSLGQNSFSTMNNVCNQNRDTGSRHSPLTQ, encoded by the exons GCGCATGCCAAGTCTCCTGGAGTATGTAAGTTATACCTGCAACTTCATGGGCATCCTGGCAGGCCCACTGTGCTCCTACAAAGACTACATTGCCTTCATTGAAGGCAGAGCATCCCACGTGGCACAGCCCAGTGAAAATGGAAAAGACGAGCAGCATGGGAAAGCAGATCCatctccaaat GCAGCAGTTACGGAGAAGCTCCTGGTCTGTGGACTCTCCTTATTATTCCACCTGACCATCTCCAACATGCTACCCGTGGAGTACAACATCGATGAGCATTTCCAAGCCACTGCGTCGTGGCCAACCAAAGCCACCTATCTGTACGTCTCTCTCTTGGCTGCCAGACCTAAGTACTATTTTGCATGGACCTTAG CTGACGCCATTAACAATGCTGCAGGCTTCGGTTTCAGAGGATACGACAAGAATGGAGTGGCTCGCTGGGACTTAATTTCCAACTTGAGAATTCAGCAGATAGAG ATGTCAACAAGTTTTAAGATGTTTCTTGATAATTGGAATATCCAGACAGCTCTTTGGCTCAAAAG GGTGTGTTATGAACGAGCAACCTTCAGTCCGACAATCCAgacattctttctctctgccatttGGCATGGGGTCTACCCAGGATACTATCTGACATTCCTAACGGGAGTGCTAATGACGTTAGCAGCTCGGGCT gTGAGAAATAACTTTAGGCACTATTTCCTGGAGCCCCCTCAACTTAAGTTATTTTATGACCTCATAACCTGGGCGGCCACACAGATAACAATAAGTTACACGGTTGTTCCATTTGTGCTCCTCTCCATAAAACCATCGTTCACGTTTTACAG CTCCTGGTATTACTGCCTTCACGTCTGTAGTATCTTGGTGTTGCTGTTGCTGCCTGTGAAAAAGTCTCAAAGAAGAACGAACACACAGGAAAATGTTCATCTTTCACAGGCCAAAAAGTTTGACGAAAGGGAAAATTCTCTGGGACAGAACAGTTTTTCCACGATGAATAATGTTTGCAATCAGAACCGAGACACTGGCTCCAGACACTCGCCACTAACACAGTGA